A DNA window from Primulina tabacum isolate GXHZ01 chromosome 12, ASM2559414v2, whole genome shotgun sequence contains the following coding sequences:
- the LOC142520373 gene encoding uncharacterized protein LOC142520373, with the protein MDIKRRNLLLVVIVQQLVFRNLLMLCLLIRPRANVVAHRRRATRNRLVSYNMTQRINSQFSHLNMIIDAGDVQCVLNLRMNRNAFGRLCYLLMHLGGLTDSRYVRVQEKVAMFLSILAHHKKNRVTSHDYMRSGQTVSAHFHEVMRALLKLYTLLLVKPTPVDGNCDSDPWKWFEGCLGALDGTHIGVHVPARDKAKYRSRKGIISVNVLGVCDRNMNFIYALTGWEGSAADARVLRDALTRDDAFKVPRGCYYLCDNGYANVEGFLTRTDE; encoded by the exons ATGGACATCAAACGTAGAAACCTTCTACTGGTTGTAATCGTACAACAACTGGTGTTTAGAAATTTATTGATGTTGTGTCTTCTAATCCGACCGCGTGCGAATGTGGTTGCCCATCGACGTCGTGCCACTCGTAATAGACTTGTTTCGTACAACATGACACAAAGAATCAATTCTCAATTTAGCCATTTGAATATGATTATTGATGCTGGTGATGTTCAATGTGTCTTGAACTTGAGAATGAACCGAAATGCCTTTGGAAGGTTGTGCTATCTTTTAATGCACTTAGGAGGACTAACAGATTCTCGGTATGTCCGCGTCCAAGAGAAGGTTGCAATGTTTTTGTCAATATTGGCACACCATAAAAAAAATCGGGTAACCAGTCACGACTACATGCGTAGTGGACAGACAGTCAGCGCACATTTTCATGAAGTTATGCGTGCATTGTTGAAGTTGTATACCTTACTTCTTGTGAAGCCTACACCTGTGGATGGGAACTGTGACAGCGATCCTTGGAAATGGTTTGAG GGTTGTCTAGGTGCGTTGGATGGCACTCATATCGGCGTACACGTTCCTGCCAGAGACAAAGCCAAATATAGAAGCAGAAAAGGAATTATTTCGGTTAACGTGTTGGGGGTTTGTGATCGAAATATGAACTTCATTTACGCTCTTACTGGATGGGAGGGATCTGCCGCTGATGCAAGGGTTTTAAGAGATGCATTGACTCGGGATGATGCATTCAAGGTTCCAAGAG GTTGTTATTATCTTTGTGACAATGGCTACGCTAATGTGGAAGGTTTCTTGACTCGTACAGACGAGTAA
- the LOC142520819 gene encoding uncharacterized protein LOC142520819 yields MDSVATSGSGSARCKKADKTRRSWSGQEEDVLIQSLKEVMTKGWKSENGFKAGYLTLLENAMHTAIPGTNIRGNPHINSKIHVWKKTYSTLVTLLSKSGVGWNDTDKTIDATDETWKSIVKHDPSFRPMRHKQWMHFNDWTEIFGNDRAIGEHSKNFENALQQVLKLDEELPNIEFIGETRTFNPFDVADDSISETHTPTSKTNVGTSSKSKKRKHTSLHDESIVEAINNLAHITKDTMTQLIKEINAEDKISDVQDTVLDALQGLTDLSEDEQVAAAKLLFNNHNELALFKRLGDRGRMCLVKRLLRGD; encoded by the exons ATGGATAGTGTAGCAACTTCTGGTAGCGGTAGTGCGAGGTGCAAGAAAGCGGACAAGACACGGCGAAGTTGGAGTGGCCAGGAAGAAGATGTTCTAATACAGTCGCTGAAAGAAGTTATGACAAAGGGTTGGAAAAGTGAGAATGGTTTTAAAGCGGGTTACTTGACGTTGTTGGAGAATGCAATGCATACAGCAATACCAGGAACAAATATACGTGGTAATCCTCATATTAATTCAAAAATACATGtgtggaagaaaacatataGTACGTTGGTGACGTTGTTATCCAAGAGTGGAGTCGGTTGGAATGATACTGACAAGACGATCGATGCTACAGACGAGACTTGGAAATCAATTGTGAAG CATGACCCAAGTTTTAGACCAATGCGGCATAAGCAGTGGATGCATTTCAATGATTGGACTGAAATCTTTGGAAACGATCGAGCTATTGGGGAGCATTCAAAGAATTTTGAGAATGCGTTACAACAAGTTCTTAAACTTGATGAAGAACTTCCCAACATAGAGTTCATTGGAGAGACACGTACATTTAACCCTTTCGATGTTGCTGATGATTCGATATCTGAAACGCATACACCAACGTCTAAGACAAATGTAGGTACGTCTTCTAAAAGCAAGAAAAGGAAGCACACGAGCTTGCATGATGAATCAATAGTCGAAGCAATCAACAATCTCGCTCACATAACCAAAGACACGATGACACAATTGATCAAGGAAATTAACGCGGAGGACAAAATCTCGGATGTTCAAGATACGGTTTTGGATGCATTGCAGGGTCTTACCGACCTTTCAGAAGATGAACAAGTTGCCGCAGCTAAGTTGTTGTTCAACAACCACAACGAATTGGCACTATTCAAAAGACTTGGCGACCGTGGAAGGATGTGCTTGGTTAAGAGGTTGTTGCGTGGTGATTAA
- the LOC142520680 gene encoding rhazimal reductase 1-like, whose amino-acid sequence MEKTECAVPEVILNSGHKMPGLGFGTAAHPMPPVHQLTTVLVEAIAAGYRHFDTAAMYGSEEAVGRAVAAAVECGLVKDRKEIFITSKLFITDAHGDLVVPALEKTLRKLGQDYVDLYLIHWPVRIKQTADAYKLSEEDMLFFDMKEVWEAMEGCSKLGLAKSIGVSNFSCEKLSKLLRNATIPPAVNQVEMNVAWQQRRMLEVCEEKRIHVCAWSPLGANGALWGSQAVMQNPILKEIAAARNKTKAQVALRWVYEQGAVPLVKSFDSERMRQNLQIFDWELTEEEACKIGKIPQVRGFTGQRFIFPKGQYKSVEELWDGEV is encoded by the exons ATGGAAAAAACAGAGTGCGCAGTTCCGGAAGTGATCTTGAATTCCGGCCACAAGATGCCAGGCCTGGGCTTTGGAACGGCGGCGCATCCGATGCCGCCGGTTCATCAGCTGACAACCGTCCTCGTGGAAGCaatcgccgccgggtaccgccaCTTTGACACGGCCGCCATGTACGGGTCAGAGGAAGCCGTCGGCAGAGCGGTGGCCGCGGCTGTCGAATGTGGTCTGGTTAAGGATCGGAAGGAGATTTTCATCACCTCGAAGCTTTTCATAACAGATGCTCACGGTGATCTCGTGGTGCCGGCCCTCGAGAAAACACTCCG taaGCTGGGGCAAGATTATGTGGACCTGTATCTGATACACTGGCCAGTAAGGATAAAGCAAACTGCTGATGCTTATAAACTAAGTGAAGAAGACATGCTTTTCTTCGATATGAAGGAGGTTTGGGAGGCCATGGAGGGGTGCTCTAAATTGGGTTTAGCCAAATCCATCGGCGTTAGCAATTTCAGCTGCGAAAAGCTCTCGAAACTGCTGCGAAATGCAACCATCCCACCAGCAGTTAACCAG GTTGAGATGAATGTAGCATGGCAGCAACGCAGAATGTTGGAGGTTTGTGAGGAGAAGAGGATTCATGTGTGTGCATGGTCTCCTCTTGGGGCAAATGGAGCTTTGTGGGGATCACAAGCAGTGATGCAGAATCCAATTCTCAAAGAAATTGCAGCTGCTAGGAACAAGACCAAAGCACAG gTGGCATTGAGATGGGTATACGAACAGGGAGCAGTCCCTCTAGTGAAGAGCTTCGACAGCGAGCGAATGAGACAgaatcttcaaattttcgaCTGGGAATTAACAGAAGAAGAAGCATGTAAGATTGGAAAGATACCGCAGGTAAGAGGATTCACAGGACAAAGATTTATATTCCCAAAAGGCCAATACAAATCAGTGGAAGAATTATGGGATGGAGAAGTGTGA